A region of Catenibacterium mitsuokai DNA encodes the following proteins:
- a CDS encoding MOSC domain-containing protein: MAGKIEAICISEKKGTEKKPIQETKIIEDFGLEHDAHAGKWHRQVSLLPYEEREDFKRRGGDVEDGAFGENLLISGIDFNKLVVGSHVHIGEVDLEITQRGKSCHAHCRIYHQVGECIMPRLGIFARVIHGGVIHSGDEVTYTPPTDSRMRVAILTLSDKGSQGLRVDESGPSIKEYMEERGYHVTSLDILPDNQKMIEQALINLSDRCENDLILTTGGTGLSQRDVTPEATLKVATRLVPGISEAIRYESMKYTNRAMLSRGVSVIRNNTLIINLPGSVKAVKESLDIIIDPLHHGLEILKGDAHDCARNDD, from the coding sequence TTGGCAGGAAAAATAGAAGCAATTTGTATTAGTGAGAAGAAGGGAACTGAAAAGAAACCTATACAAGAAACTAAAATAATAGAAGATTTTGGCTTAGAACATGATGCCCATGCAGGTAAATGGCATAGACAGGTCAGCTTATTACCTTATGAAGAAAGAGAAGACTTTAAAAGACGTGGTGGAGATGTAGAAGATGGTGCTTTTGGTGAGAACCTTCTTATTTCTGGTATTGATTTTAATAAGCTTGTTGTAGGAAGCCATGTTCATATTGGTGAAGTGGATTTAGAAATCACACAGAGAGGTAAAAGCTGTCATGCTCATTGTCGTATTTATCACCAGGTAGGTGAATGTATTATGCCTCGACTTGGTATTTTCGCAAGAGTCATTCATGGCGGAGTGATTCATTCTGGTGATGAAGTGACTTATACACCACCTACTGATTCACGCATGCGTGTCGCAATACTCACTTTATCCGATAAAGGAAGTCAAGGATTAAGAGTGGATGAAAGTGGTCCTTCTATTAAGGAATATATGGAAGAAAGAGGTTATCATGTCACTTCTTTAGATATCCTTCCAGATAATCAGAAGATGATTGAGCAGGCTCTTATTAATCTAAGTGATCGATGTGAGAATGATTTAATTTTGACTACAGGAGGTACAGGCTTGTCACAAAGAGATGTGACACCTGAAGCGACATTAAAAGTGGCCACACGACTTGTGCCAGGTATTTCTGAAGCGATTCGTTATGAATCTATGAAATATACAAATCGTGCCATGTTATCTAGAGGTGTAAGTGTTATTAGAAACAACACGCTCATTATTAATCTTCCTGGAAGTGTCAAGGCAGTGAAGGAGAGTTTGGATATTATTATAGATCCTCTTCATCATGGCTTAGAAATCTTAAAAGGAGATGCACACGATTGTGCAAGAAATGATGATTGA
- the modB gene encoding molybdate ABC transporter permease subunit, producing MMIDYSPIWISFKCAAFSIFITFFLGLFAARWMMTLKNKVIQLIFDGIFTLPLVLPPTVMGFFLLLIFGVNQPIGSFFLNVLGVRIAFSFSATVIAAVVISFPIMYRSARGALEQVDEDLVDAARTIGMSETSIFFKVLVPNALPGIISGGVLSFARGLGEFGATAMLAGNIVGKTRTLPLAVYSEVVSSDMHSASFYVFVIIAICFTAVILLNIYQLWVKQKRGY from the coding sequence ATGATGATTGATTATTCACCTATATGGATCTCATTTAAATGCGCTGCTTTTTCTATATTTATCACATTCTTTTTAGGACTCTTTGCAGCAAGATGGATGATGACACTTAAAAATAAGGTCATTCAACTTATCTTTGATGGTATCTTCACACTTCCACTTGTTTTACCACCGACAGTAATGGGCTTTTTCCTATTATTGATATTTGGAGTTAATCAGCCGATTGGTTCATTTTTCTTAAATGTATTAGGCGTGCGTATTGCTTTTAGCTTTAGTGCCACAGTGATTGCGGCAGTCGTCATCTCTTTTCCCATCATGTATCGCTCGGCAAGAGGGGCTCTTGAACAGGTGGATGAAGATTTGGTCGATGCTGCAAGGACAATTGGCATGAGTGAAACAAGTATCTTTTTCAAGGTACTCGTACCTAATGCCTTGCCAGGTATTATCAGCGGGGGCGTATTATCATTTGCGAGAGGTTTGGGAGAGTTTGGTGCAACAGCGATGCTTGCAGGTAATATTGTTGGAAAAACACGTACACTGCCTTTGGCTGTCTATAGTGAAGTTGTCAGCAGTGATATGCATAGCGCATCTTTTTATGTTTTTGTTATTATCGCTATATGCTTTACGGCTGTGATATTACTGAATATCTATCAGTTATGGGTGAAGCAAAAGAGAGGTTATTAA
- a CDS encoding MurR/RpiR family transcriptional regulator, translating to MLLDELIESGGNLQKGIELNTKLSDAEKSICQYIIEHLDQVPYMSSRELARLTYSNPTSILRLSRKFGYANFNDFKFDIVLKLRDMHMPKVELNKNDSGLECINKTAQLYDNVIARTKNNISLAQYDEIIDVLNKCEAIDIIATDMNANIAHYAQHVLMPIGKQIHVYENQDLQVHASLNVPSTHVVILVTKTGFKRHILDNARILCRRGITTIAITPDDKGPISKCVTYTIKAESNETFVKLRDVIFSISTKFIFDLFFTSLCAINYENTLNSDEFYNKTVG from the coding sequence ATGTTATTAGATGAACTTATAGAATCTGGAGGAAACCTTCAGAAAGGTATTGAATTAAATACAAAACTCAGTGATGCTGAAAAATCAATCTGTCAGTATATTATCGAACATTTAGATCAGGTGCCTTATATGTCTTCAAGAGAATTAGCACGTTTGACTTATTCTAATCCAACATCTATATTAAGACTCTCTAGAAAGTTCGGTTATGCCAATTTTAATGACTTTAAATTTGATATTGTATTAAAACTACGTGATATGCATATGCCTAAAGTAGAACTTAACAAAAATGATAGTGGCTTAGAATGTATTAATAAAACAGCACAGCTTTATGATAATGTAATCGCGCGTACAAAAAATAATATATCACTTGCACAATATGATGAAATTATTGATGTATTAAATAAATGTGAGGCAATTGATATTATTGCGACAGATATGAACGCAAATATTGCGCATTATGCGCAACATGTTTTGATGCCAATTGGTAAACAAATTCATGTTTATGAAAATCAGGACTTACAGGTACATGCTAGTCTAAATGTTCCATCAACTCATGTTGTTATCTTGGTCACTAAAACTGGCTTTAAACGACATATTCTGGATAATGCACGTATATTATGCCGTAGAGGTATTACAACTATTGCGATTACACCAGATGATAAAGGACCAATCTCTAAATGTGTCACATATACAATCAAGGCAGAAAGCAATGAGACATTTGTGAAATTACGAGATGTTATTTTCAGTATTTCTACTAAGTTTATCTTTGATTTATTCTTTACATCTTTATGTGCTATCAACTATGAGAATACATTGAATTCGGATGAATTTTACAATAAAACTGTTGGTTAA
- a CDS encoding aminotransferase class I/II-fold pyridoxal phosphate-dependent enzyme — MNFVKDSVNQQPIVDTVFTIVAKAKEAKEKYGADQVVDATIGSLYNEEGQLVALDSVFNSLKNLDNKVLAKYAASFTGNPTFRQKAYDWVLDGNSHLEHEVVATPGGTGAVSMTIQECLDEGQTVILPEIAWGSYALMAQMHNLEMAKYSLFEGDHFNIASFKETCLETMKKQNKLVIVINDPCHNPTGYSLTHEEWDEVITFLNECSKTHAVVLLNDIAYIDFSSRQKEAKTYFGQFDKISDNVIVVVSFSLSKSMTSYGLRCGAAIILGQKKESVNQVKIVFEKNARATWSNINNGAMETFVDVLDNHCEEYDQERLKYVHLLKERGDIFTTEADEVGLKYYPYKEGFFVTLAMDNETRDKYHEALMANNIFTVKVNLGIRVAICSLSVEKTKGLAKKMKDILDTIQ, encoded by the coding sequence ATGAATTTCGTAAAAGATAGCGTAAATCAGCAGCCAATAGTAGATACCGTATTTACTATTGTTGCGAAAGCAAAGGAAGCGAAAGAAAAGTATGGAGCTGATCAGGTTGTAGATGCAACTATCGGTTCTTTATATAATGAAGAAGGTCAGCTTGTCGCATTGGACAGTGTCTTCAATTCTTTAAAGAATCTTGATAATAAGGTTCTTGCAAAGTATGCAGCAAGCTTTACTGGTAACCCTACTTTTAGACAAAAGGCTTATGATTGGGTATTAGATGGTAATAGCCATCTTGAACATGAAGTAGTGGCAACTCCAGGAGGAACTGGTGCTGTATCTATGACTATTCAAGAATGTTTAGATGAAGGTCAGACTGTCATCCTACCTGAAATTGCATGGGGTAGTTATGCATTAATGGCTCAGATGCACAATCTTGAAATGGCTAAGTATTCTTTATTTGAAGGAGATCATTTCAATATTGCTTCTTTCAAGGAAACATGCCTTGAAACAATGAAGAAACAGAATAAGTTAGTGATTGTCATCAATGACCCTTGTCATAACCCTACTGGTTATTCTTTAACTCATGAAGAATGGGATGAAGTGATTACTTTCTTAAATGAATGCAGCAAGACTCATGCCGTTGTATTATTAAATGATATTGCTTATATTGATTTCTCAAGCCGCCAGAAAGAAGCTAAGACTTATTTTGGTCAGTTTGACAAGATCAGCGATAATGTGATTGTGGTTGTTTCATTCTCATTATCTAAGTCAATGACAAGCTATGGTTTAAGATGTGGTGCAGCAATCATCTTAGGTCAGAAGAAAGAATCAGTGAATCAGGTAAAGATCGTATTTGAAAAGAATGCTCGTGCAACTTGGTCAAATATCAACAATGGAGCAATGGAAACATTTGTAGATGTATTAGATAACCACTGTGAAGAATATGATCAGGAAAGATTAAAATATGTTCACTTATTAAAAGAAAGAGGAGATATCTTCACAACTGAGGCCGATGAAGTAGGATTAAAGTATTATCCATATAAAGAAGGTTTCTTCGTTACACTTGCTATGGATAATGAAACTCGTGATAAATATCATGAAGCTTTAATGGCAAATAATATCTTTACTGTAAAGGTCAATCTTGGTATTCGTGTCGCTATCTGTTCATTATCAGTAGAAAAGACTAAAGGTCTAGCAAAGAAAATGAAGGATATCTTGGATACCATTCAGTAA
- the moaA gene encoding GTP 3',8-cyclase MoaA has product MKDRYNRTIDYMRISITDRCNYHCVYCNPDKFKFLSHNDILRYEEILDICKVAVKLGIVNFKVTGGEPTVRKGYLSFLRQLKQLEGVRQVTLTTNGLLLDARTMDELKDIGIDGINFSIDTLDSKKYASICGKDTLDTVLNNLFYGVSIGLNIKINTVVGPLFTQSDLEGLIDFCENLPVSLRFIELMPLGLNKRENKIEEVQSYFASHYNIEEITERLGNGPAHYIRIKNMKCVIGFIEALHHKFCHECNRVRLSSTGSLKLCLFHKNSIALKPYIGDEIKLEEVMRDAIYMKPEQHHFEDEQSGTVMNQIGG; this is encoded by the coding sequence ATGAAGGATCGTTATAACCGTACAATTGATTATATGAGAATATCGATTACAGATAGGTGTAACTATCATTGTGTATATTGTAATCCAGATAAATTCAAATTTCTTTCACATAATGATATTTTACGCTATGAAGAGATACTAGATATATGCAAGGTGGCAGTTAAGCTAGGTATAGTGAACTTCAAGGTGACTGGTGGAGAACCGACGGTAAGAAAAGGATATCTTTCTTTTTTAAGACAGCTCAAACAGCTAGAGGGTGTGAGACAGGTAACTCTTACAACTAATGGCTTATTACTAGATGCACGTACTATGGATGAGTTAAAGGATATAGGCATTGATGGAATCAACTTCTCTATAGATACACTTGATTCAAAGAAATATGCTTCTATCTGTGGTAAAGATACACTTGATACAGTATTAAATAATCTTTTCTATGGTGTTTCTATTGGACTCAATATAAAAATCAATACAGTCGTAGGGCCACTTTTTACACAAAGTGATTTAGAAGGCTTGATTGATTTTTGTGAGAATTTACCAGTGAGTCTTCGTTTTATAGAACTCATGCCACTTGGTTTAAATAAAAGAGAAAATAAAATAGAAGAGGTACAGTCATATTTTGCATCACATTATAATATAGAAGAAATCACAGAAAGATTAGGCAATGGTCCTGCACATTATATAAGAATAAAGAATATGAAATGTGTCATTGGCTTTATTGAAGCCTTACATCATAAGTTCTGTCATGAATGTAATCGTGTGCGTTTGTCTAGTACAGGATCATTGAAATTATGCTTATTTCATAAGAATAGCATCGCATTAAAGCCTTATATAGGTGATGAAATCAAACTAGAAGAAGTGATGAGAGATGCCATTTATATGAAACCAGAACAGCACCATTTCGAAGATGAACAAAGCGGTACTGTAATGAATCAAATAGGAGGGTAA
- the moaC gene encoding cyclic pyranopterin monophosphate synthase MoaC, whose product MGFTHFDEDGNAIMVDVSDKEITKRTAYARGTIQVNHEIIEHIKNNTIEKGDVLGVARIAGIMAAKKTSDMIPLCHILMITNVTVDFEIDEDNNQIHAFATVKCKGKTGVEMEALHAVSVTLLTIYDMCKAISKEMEIKDIHLLKKTGGKSGEFNWQEK is encoded by the coding sequence ATGGGATTTACACATTTTGATGAAGATGGCAACGCCATTATGGTAGATGTATCTGATAAAGAGATCACAAAAAGAACAGCTTATGCAAGAGGGACTATTCAAGTCAATCATGAGATTATTGAGCATATTAAAAATAATACAATAGAAAAAGGGGATGTTCTTGGTGTTGCAAGAATTGCGGGTATTATGGCTGCAAAAAAGACAAGCGATATGATTCCGCTTTGTCATATATTAATGATTACTAATGTCACTGTTGATTTTGAAATAGATGAAGACAACAATCAGATTCATGCCTTTGCGACAGTGAAATGTAAAGGGAAGACAGGGGTAGAAATGGAAGCACTACACGCAGTAAGTGTTACATTATTAACTATTTATGATATGTGTAAGGCAATCAGTAAAGAAATGGAAATCAAAGATATTCATTTATTAAAGAAAACAGGTGGAAAGAGCGGTGAATTCAATTGGCAGGAAAAATAG
- a CDS encoding sulfate/molybdate ABC transporter ATP-binding protein gives MLLEVDIYKKLSEFDLDVHFKINEICLGVMGPSGSGKSMTLKCIAGIETPDSGRIVLDGRVLYDSDQHVNLSPQERNIGYMFQNYALFPNMTVYDNIASPLVARRLDKTTIHDSVIQLMKELHIEGLEKRYPRQLSGGQKQRVAMARLLIYNAEAILLDEPFSALDEDLKRELLKEMKTKLDAYHRPVVFVSHNKDEIKTLSHEMDIIKKGEMIHEEIS, from the coding sequence ATGTTATTAGAAGTGGATATCTATAAAAAACTAAGTGAATTTGACTTAGATGTTCATTTTAAGATTAATGAAATATGCTTGGGTGTGATGGGGCCAAGTGGCAGTGGTAAAAGTATGACACTTAAATGTATTGCTGGTATAGAAACACCCGATTCAGGAAGAATTGTCTTGGATGGAAGAGTACTCTATGATTCAGATCAACATGTTAATTTATCACCACAAGAAAGAAATATTGGATATATGTTTCAGAATTATGCATTATTTCCAAATATGACAGTTTATGACAATATTGCCTCACCTCTTGTGGCCCGCAGACTTGATAAGACTACAATTCATGATTCAGTGATTCAGCTGATGAAGGAGTTGCATATAGAAGGATTAGAAAAGCGTTATCCAAGACAGCTGTCAGGGGGGCAGAAACAGCGTGTTGCCATGGCAAGACTATTAATCTATAATGCTGAGGCGATTCTTTTAGACGAACCATTCAGTGCTTTAGATGAAGATTTAAAAAGGGAACTCTTAAAAGAGATGAAGACTAAACTAGATGCTTACCATCGACCTGTTGTCTTTGTATCCCATAATAAGGATGAAATCAAAACTTTGAGTCATGAAATGGATATTATAAAAAAAGGAGAAATGATTCATGAAGAAATTAGTTAG
- a CDS encoding RNA polymerase sigma factor, whose product MTIEDVIDTYGDMVTRICIMNLRNSDDAKDCFQEVFIKLYKHGMIEDHDYLKHWLIRVTINTCKDYRRVFYKKTINIEDVLIQDEKKDYVLLPVILDMPTRYKNVLYLYYYEGYKTDEISEILKMNINTVKSRLKRGREILKKKVGEDDE is encoded by the coding sequence ATGACAATAGAAGATGTAATTGATACCTATGGGGATATGGTGACTCGCATTTGTATCATGAATTTGAGAAATAGTGATGATGCGAAAGACTGTTTTCAAGAAGTTTTCATTAAACTCTATAAGCACGGCATGATAGAAGACCATGATTATCTAAAACACTGGCTGATTCGTGTCACAATCAATACATGTAAGGATTATCGTCGTGTTTTCTATAAGAAGACAATTAATATAGAAGATGTGCTTATTCAAGATGAGAAGAAGGATTATGTATTACTTCCTGTGATATTAGATATGCCAACGCGTTATAAGAATGTACTTTATTTATATTACTATGAAGGATATAAAACAGATGAAATTTCAGAAATATTAAAGATGAATATCAATACAGTGAAATCAAGATTAAAAAGAGGAAGGGAGATACTAAAGAAGAAAGTGGGTGAGGATGATGAATAA
- a CDS encoding PTS sugar transporter subunit IIC, producing MDAFADKLGRVGAWCGQNKYLNAIKNAFQNFMPATISGAVGVLWTNVLVNETTGLGALWSPIMVLKVLNPIFTAMQYATISCITIGITMLLASEIAEANGETGAYPAVLGFILWMMVTPTSFAAKDLSASFIDKAGKSHGYTLGDFINVTGAAAKNKITADSFTYSGILSNYTAATGLFTGLIVAIVGMELYNMFRKNDALKIKMPEQVPPGVARAFEVLIPTCLTAIVVGAVGLVCQLATGAELNAFIFNVVQKPLQSLIGNNIFAVAILYVIISLFWCVGIHGNNMVAAVKEPIFRPLLYANTAAYTSGAAQKDIPYVMNLTMLQMFGEFGGSGVTIGLVIAILIFSKREDNRTIAGISVVPGLFNINETMTFGVPLVLNPILDIPFILAPVVTLVVGYLLVSSGFCPKIVLEVPWTMPPVFLGFLCTGGKLMGAVSQLIVIALSVVIYTPFLIAYEKYQAKQSEAE from the coding sequence ATGGACGCTTTTGCTGATAAGCTAGGACGTGTCGGTGCTTGGTGTGGTCAGAATAAGTACTTGAATGCAATCAAGAATGCATTCCAGAACTTTATGCCAGCTACAATCTCAGGTGCCGTTGGTGTTCTTTGGACAAACGTTTTAGTAAACGAAACAACAGGTTTAGGTGCTTTATGGTCTCCAATTATGGTTCTTAAAGTTCTTAACCCAATTTTTACTGCTATGCAGTATGCTACAATCTCATGTATTACTATTGGTATTACTATGTTACTTGCTTCTGAAATTGCTGAAGCAAATGGTGAAACTGGTGCTTACCCAGCTGTATTAGGATTCATCTTATGGATGATGGTAACTCCAACTTCATTTGCTGCAAAAGATTTATCTGCTTCATTCATCGATAAAGCTGGTAAATCTCATGGTTATACTTTAGGTGATTTTATCAACGTAACAGGTGCGGCTGCTAAAAATAAGATTACAGCTGATAGCTTCACTTACAGTGGTATCTTATCTAACTATACTGCTGCAACTGGTTTATTCACAGGTCTTATCGTTGCAATCGTTGGTATGGAACTTTACAATATGTTCCGTAAGAATGATGCATTAAAGATCAAGATGCCAGAACAGGTTCCACCTGGAGTTGCTCGTGCATTCGAAGTATTAATCCCAACTTGCTTAACTGCAATCGTTGTTGGTGCTGTTGGATTAGTATGTCAGTTAGCTACTGGTGCTGAATTAAACGCATTTATCTTTAATGTCGTTCAGAAACCATTACAGAGCTTAATTGGTAACAATATCTTTGCAGTTGCTATTCTTTATGTAATTATCTCATTATTCTGGTGCGTAGGTATTCATGGTAACAACATGGTTGCTGCTGTTAAGGAACCAATCTTCAGACCATTACTATATGCTAACACAGCTGCATATACTTCAGGTGCTGCTCAGAAGGACATTCCATATGTAATGAACTTAACTATGTTACAGATGTTTGGTGAATTCGGTGGTTCTGGTGTTACTATCGGTTTAGTAATCGCAATTCTTATCTTCTCTAAACGTGAAGATAACAGAACTATCGCTGGTATCTCTGTCGTTCCAGGTTTATTCAACATCAACGAAACTATGACATTTGGTGTGCCTCTAGTATTGAACCCAATTCTAGATATTCCATTTATCTTAGCTCCAGTAGTTACACTTGTTGTAGGTTATCTATTAGTTTCTAGTGGATTCTGTCCTAAGATCGTACTTGAAGTACCTTGGACAATGCCACCAGTATTCTTAGGATTCTTATGTACAGGTGGTAAACTAATGGGTGCTGTATCACAGTTAATCGTTATCGCATTATCTGTTGTAATCTATACACCATTCTTGATTGCTTACGAAAAATATCAGGCTAAACAGTCTGAGGCTGAATAA
- a CDS encoding elongation factor G → MRDYHAHEIGNVAVLGHSGCGKTSIVETMAYRAGAIGQIGNIQSGNTISDYSAEEIARQSSINLSIIPIEWDNCKINLIDVPGTFDFVGETEAALSVCESALIICPSYAGISAGTKQAMYKARDKGKIIYINGLDNPNSDYPTKLQQLKDTYGKGIAPIQVPIMDNNKMIGYVNVAKMEGRMFENGQTHEAPIPEDMMDEVLPIKAMIDEAVANTSDELLEKYLEEEPFTKEEISNALRQGVTDGSLIPVLCGTDRIGISIILNSMCAFFDSANHPKNALIVKDLKKDDEKILECNEDSPTSLFVFKTITDPFVGKTSYFKVTSGTLYAGMTLYNPKEKEDEKIVKIYQPMGKNLIEVDKLHAGEIGAFTRSTTCHTNDTLCDPRSPILIPDTEYSKPYYKKAIVPLGKSNEEKIANAINRLLEEDPTLVYEYNEETKQQCLSGIGDIHLDTVLNKLKARFKVEAKFEDVKIPYRETIKKEVTQRTRYKKQSGGHGQFGEVEITFKPSRDYDKPYIFKEEIFGGAVPRTYFPAVEKGLIESVKAGCLGGYPVLGIEATLIDGAYHSVDSSEMAFKTATSMCFKEAMPKADPALLEPYMKMKVIIDDEFTGDIMSHLNTLRARVIGSDVFEDGLIKIIAEAPMSEVMNYAVDLRSMTQGQGVFEMEFLDYEFAPANVVKKILNK, encoded by the coding sequence ATGAGAGATTATCATGCGCACGAAATTGGAAATGTAGCTGTTTTAGGACATTCTGGATGTGGTAAGACAAGTATAGTAGAAACAATGGCTTACCGTGCTGGAGCAATTGGTCAGATTGGTAATATCCAAAGTGGTAATACAATTAGTGACTATAGTGCTGAGGAGATTGCACGTCAATCTTCTATTAATTTATCAATCATTCCGATTGAATGGGATAACTGTAAGATTAATTTAATAGATGTTCCTGGTACTTTTGACTTCGTAGGTGAAACAGAAGCAGCTTTATCTGTTTGTGAATCTGCTTTAATTATTTGTCCAAGTTATGCTGGTATTTCAGCAGGTACAAAACAAGCAATGTATAAGGCAAGAGATAAAGGTAAGATCATCTATATTAATGGATTAGACAATCCAAATAGTGATTATCCTACAAAGCTTCAGCAGTTAAAAGATACTTATGGTAAGGGTATTGCCCCAATACAGGTACCAATCATGGATAATAACAAGATGATTGGTTATGTCAATGTTGCAAAGATGGAAGGACGTATGTTTGAAAATGGTCAGACACATGAGGCCCCTATTCCTGAAGATATGATGGATGAAGTATTACCAATCAAAGCAATGATTGATGAAGCCGTAGCGAATACAAGTGATGAATTACTTGAAAAATATTTAGAAGAAGAACCTTTCACAAAAGAAGAGATTTCTAATGCATTAAGACAGGGTGTAACTGATGGTAGTTTGATTCCTGTACTTTGTGGTACTGATCGTATTGGTATTAGTATTATCTTAAATTCTATGTGTGCTTTCTTTGATTCAGCCAATCATCCAAAGAATGCACTTATTGTAAAAGATTTAAAGAAAGACGATGAAAAGATTTTAGAATGTAATGAAGATTCACCTACAAGCTTATTTGTCTTCAAGACAATTACTGATCCATTTGTAGGTAAGACTTCTTATTTCAAAGTAACAAGTGGTACTTTATATGCAGGTATGACTCTTTATAATCCAAAAGAAAAAGAAGATGAAAAGATTGTGAAGATTTATCAGCCTATGGGTAAAAACTTGATTGAAGTAGATAAACTTCATGCAGGGGAAATTGGTGCATTTACACGTTCAACTACATGTCATACAAATGATACATTATGTGATCCACGTTCTCCTATTCTTATTCCTGATACAGAATATTCTAAACCATATTATAAGAAAGCGATTGTACCTCTTGGTAAGAGCAATGAAGAAAAGATTGCGAATGCGATTAATAGATTACTCGAAGAGGATCCTACTTTAGTTTATGAATATAACGAAGAAACAAAGCAACAATGCTTATCTGGTATTGGTGATATTCATCTTGATACAGTGCTCAATAAATTAAAAGCAAGATTTAAAGTAGAAGCAAAGTTTGAAGATGTCAAGATTCCTTATCGTGAAACAATCAAAAAGGAAGTCACTCAAAGAACAAGATATAAGAAACAGTCTGGTGGTCATGGACAGTTTGGTGAAGTAGAAATTACTTTCAAACCTTCTCGTGATTATGATAAGCCTTATATTTTTAAGGAAGAAATATTTGGTGGTGCTGTACCTCGTACTTATTTCCCTGCTGTTGAAAAGGGACTTATTGAAAGTGTGAAAGCAGGATGCTTAGGTGGTTATCCAGTATTAGGTATTGAAGCAACTCTTATTGATGGTGCCTATCATTCTGTTGACTCTTCTGAAATGGCCTTTAAGACTGCAACATCTATGTGCTTCAAGGAAGCGATGCCTAAAGCAGATCCTGCATTACTTGAACCATATATGAAGATGAAGGTTATTATTGATGATGAGTTTACAGGTGATATTATGAGTCATTTAAATACATTACGTGCGAGAGTTATCGGTTCTGATGTATTTGAAGATGGATTAATTAAGATTATTGCAGAAGCACCTATGAGTGAAGTGATGAACTATGCAGTTGATCTTCGTTCTATGACTCAAGGCCAGGGTGTCTTTGAAATGGAATTCCTTGATTATGAATTTGCACCCGCAAATGTAGTAAAAAAGATTTTAAATAAATAA